The following proteins are co-located in the Acropora palmata chromosome 11, jaAcrPala1.3, whole genome shotgun sequence genome:
- the LOC141896706 gene encoding suppressor of cytokine signaling 2-like codes for MSATSHIASSSTYFDKVLETLRTSGFYWGAINADQSNRLLLQKTIGTFLVRASSNPRHLFTLSLKTARGVTHIRIIMCDGKFLLDQNVNNGNAMCCASRPTALLRFECVVKMIYYYMLVWGQRRFSSSTRSRDNGWTLCLTAPLYKEVCSLKHLSRVKLNRQFGGDGIHKMSIPPTLKSYLKRYQYPF; via the coding sequence ATGTCAGCGACATCACACATTGCTTCTTCATCAACATATTTTGACAAGGTGTTGGAGACTTTACGTACAAGTGGATTTTATTGGGGAGCGATAAACGCGGATCAGTCGAACCGTTTACTGCTGCAAAAAACAATCGGGACTTTTCTGGTCAGAGCAAGTTCTAATCCAAGACATTTATTCACGTTGAGTCTAAAGACAGCACGTGGAGTGACACATATCAGAATAATCATGTGTGATGGAAAATTTTTGCTTGatcaaaatgtaaacaatggaAATGCCATGTGTTGCGCGAGTCGGCCTACAGCTCTACTCAGGTTTGAATGTGTGGTaaaaatgatttattattatatgctTGTTTGGGGACAACGACGTTTTTCCTCTTCGACTAGATCGCGAGACAATGGATGGACGTTGTGTCTCACAGCACCTCTGTATAAAGAAGTTTGCAGTTTAAAACATTTAAGTAGGGTAAAATTGAATCGACAGTTTGGAGGAGATGGAATTCATAAAATGTCTATTCCGCCAACTCTTAAAAGTTATTTGAAGAGGTACCAGTATCCATTTTAA